A part of Desulfobacter sp. genomic DNA contains:
- a CDS encoding type II secretion system protein M, producing MGSLTDNFSERLSSREKQIVLGGGILAVLFVCIQFIYLPAYDKNIALGRTLAAEQAALERIGILEREYRDMAPDNREAAALIKNRKKGFTLFSFLDRQASQSGVKEHIDYMKPNSRELDNQPFSLAVVKLKLKKIVLRDFIRFVGKVESPENGIRIVSLSLTKSGKTGNLLDATIEAQTIMAKGGGA from the coding sequence ATGGGCAGCTTAACAGACAATTTTTCAGAAAGGTTATCATCCAGGGAAAAACAGATTGTTTTAGGCGGAGGGATTCTGGCCGTCCTCTTTGTATGCATCCAGTTCATCTACCTGCCGGCCTACGATAAAAACATTGCCCTTGGCCGGACCCTGGCCGCGGAACAGGCCGCCCTGGAACGGATCGGCATCCTTGAAAGGGAATACCGTGATATGGCCCCGGACAACCGGGAGGCCGCCGCCCTGATAAAGAACCGCAAAAAAGGCTTCACCCTCTTTTCCTTCCTGGACCGGCAGGCCTCCCAAAGCGGTGTCAAAGAACATATCGACTATATGAAACCCAACTCCCGGGAGCTGGACAACCAGCCTTTTTCCCTGGCTGTGGTCAAGCTGAAACTCAAAAAAATCGTTCTAAGGGATTTTATCCGCTTTGTGGGCAAGGTGGAATCCCCGGAGAACGGCATCCGCATCGTTTCCCTATCCCTGACCAAATCAGGCAAAACGGGAAATCTTCTGGACGCCACAATTGAGGCCCAGACAATAATGGCCAAAGGAGGGGGGGCATGA
- a CDS encoding PDZ domain-containing protein, which produces MKAVFFIVHLVLATLAAWQGYMIFFPDQVHRPSPAVADQNPAVSSRPLAESPHRPGVPGIKGQAVVVQRNLFKVAVDKDRPGGAASPGTPTAESRPEKTTLKLVLWGTVAGKNQKANWAVIENKKTRTQDLYRTGDRIMGAEIKKITRNRVILTLDGKDQMLEAETKSSPDRVSKVPGTKAGPAPGAPNITGTGDASPGAALGRLRSRPYMKDGTPQGLLIYGIRPGSPLLAMGLRNGDIVQTVNDIEINTPKDLKELARELDPDFEIKITLSRRGQEKEIFYKGADE; this is translated from the coding sequence ATGAAGGCGGTTTTCTTCATAGTCCACCTGGTCCTGGCCACCCTGGCCGCCTGGCAGGGGTATATGATCTTTTTTCCGGATCAGGTCCATCGGCCCTCTCCCGCAGTTGCCGACCAGAACCCGGCGGTTTCAAGCCGTCCCCTTGCAGAGTCTCCCCACCGGCCGGGAGTCCCCGGAATAAAGGGGCAGGCCGTTGTAGTACAGCGCAATTTATTTAAGGTTGCCGTGGACAAAGACCGGCCCGGGGGGGCGGCCAGCCCCGGGACACCCACTGCCGAATCCCGGCCGGAAAAGACCACATTGAAACTGGTTCTCTGGGGCACGGTGGCAGGAAAAAACCAGAAGGCCAACTGGGCAGTGATCGAAAATAAAAAAACACGAACCCAGGATCTCTACCGGACCGGCGACCGGATCATGGGGGCCGAAATAAAAAAGATCACCCGGAACCGGGTCATTCTGACCCTGGACGGGAAGGACCAGATGCTGGAAGCGGAAACCAAATCCTCCCCGGACCGCGTCAGCAAGGTGCCCGGAACCAAAGCAGGGCCCGCCCCAGGCGCCCCCAATATAACAGGGACCGGTGACGCATCCCCCGGCGCGGCCCTGGGCCGGCTCAGGTCCAGGCCTTACATGAAGGACGGCACCCCCCAAGGCCTGCTGATATACGGTATACGACCGGGATCCCCGCTTCTGGCCATGGGCCTGCGCAACGGCGATATCGTCCAGACCGTCAATGATATTGAAATCAACACGCCAAAGGATCTCAAAGAGCTTGCCCGGGAACTGGATCCCGATTTTGAAATTAAAATAACCCTGTCCAGAAGGGGACAGGAAAAAGAGATATTTTACAAAGGAGCAGATGAATGA